In the genome of Bremerella sp. JC817, one region contains:
- a CDS encoding putative metallopeptidase: MRRLVVDMTERMPELKHIDMSRVAVAIVQARIESTHGVFATLTPMRFEKGARYTTRRGHKYACQMLFDEHGREMLYILSFYLPRFQNMSFSEKMITIFHELWHISPDFDGDIRRHPGRCYAHSSSQKEYDEHMAVLSNQYLIKQPPPELYTFLEHDFTKLYQNSGGIYGVKIPRPKLIPVAA; encoded by the coding sequence ATGCGACGCCTGGTAGTCGATATGACCGAGCGAATGCCGGAGCTGAAGCATATCGATATGTCGCGGGTCGCGGTCGCCATCGTTCAGGCGCGAATTGAATCGACACATGGTGTGTTCGCCACGCTGACACCGATGCGTTTCGAGAAAGGTGCCCGCTACACGACGCGTCGCGGACATAAGTACGCCTGTCAGATGCTTTTCGACGAGCATGGCCGTGAGATGCTCTACATCCTGAGCTTCTATCTGCCGCGGTTTCAGAACATGAGTTTCTCGGAGAAGATGATCACCATCTTCCACGAGCTGTGGCATATCAGCCCAGATTTCGATGGTGACATCCGACGGCATCCAGGTCGATGTTATGCCCACTCTTCGAGTCAGAAAGAATATGACGAGCACATGGCGGTGCTCTCGAATCAGTACCTGATCAAGCAGCCACCGCCGGAATTGTACACGTTCCTCGAGCACGATTTCACCAAACTCTATCAGAACAGCGGCGGCATCTATGGCGTGAAGATCCCACGCCCCAAGTTGATCCCGGTCGCTGCGTAA
- a CDS encoding L17 family ribosomal protein: MRHLRKGRRLGRSSSHRKALFRNMASSLLLTERPDDVNESYYLYSDFLAADTPGTGHNTPKIKGRIVTTVQKAKELRPYVEKCITVAKKALPALKEAEQFATSAKPNTDEYKKWRQSEDWQKWNAAMAPAVAARRRAVAMLGNQRAVEILFDEIAPRFVDRDGGYTRILKLAKPRLGDAGMQAILEFVGNERDRVKTEAERPAFDNDEETKAAPVAEAPAEEAPANEEKSEG, translated from the coding sequence ATGCGACACCTACGAAAAGGTCGACGACTCGGACGCTCTTCGAGCCACCGCAAAGCTCTGTTCCGTAACATGGCCAGCAGCCTGCTGTTGACGGAACGTCCTGACGACGTCAACGAAAGCTACTACCTGTACAGCGACTTTCTGGCGGCCGATACGCCAGGAACGGGTCACAACACGCCCAAGATCAAGGGCCGCATCGTGACGACTGTGCAGAAGGCGAAGGAACTGCGTCCTTACGTCGAGAAGTGCATCACCGTCGCAAAGAAGGCTTTGCCGGCTTTGAAGGAAGCGGAACAGTTCGCAACCTCGGCCAAGCCGAACACCGATGAGTACAAGAAGTGGCGTCAAAGCGAAGACTGGCAAAAGTGGAACGCCGCCATGGCTCCTGCTGTTGCTGCTCGTCGCCGTGCGGTTGCCATGCTCGGTAACCAGCGTGCCGTCGAAATTCTGTTCGATGAGATCGCTCCACGCTTCGTTGATCGCGATGGTGGTTACACTCGCATCCTGAAGCTCGCTAAGCCACGTCTGGGCGATGCTGGTATGCAGGCCATTCTGGAGTTTGTCGGTAACGAACGCGATCGCGTGAAGACCGAAGCCGAACGTCCAGCCTTCGACAACGACGAAGAAACGAAGGCAGCTCCAGTCGCGGAAGCCCCGGCTGAAGAAGCTCCAGCAAACGAAGAAAAGAGCGAAGGCTAA
- a CDS encoding DNA-directed RNA polymerase subunit alpha — MHIRWRGLELPSVVTCEAETLTSKYGKFIAEPFERGFGATIGNSMRRILLSSLEGAAVTQIKVRGAQHEFTSIPGVVEDMTDIVLNVKSVVVKKHSEMTKVITIEKQGPCEITGADIQCDADVEIINKDLHLCTVTGEIPFMMEMVVESGRSYVPSTEHSSAEHEIGIIPVDAVFSPVTRVRYTVEETRVGQKTNYDRLILEIWTDGSAHPEMALVEAAKILRKHLNPFVQYNELGATINMPSRSTPSGLDPVMEAKLNMSLAEMHLSVRASNCLESENIHTVRDLVRRTEDQLMEVRNFGETTLTEVREKLKEYGLHLGMRVPAAASPLH; from the coding sequence ATGCATATTCGATGGCGCGGGCTGGAATTGCCGAGTGTTGTCACTTGCGAAGCCGAGACCCTCACCTCCAAGTACGGCAAGTTCATCGCCGAACCGTTTGAACGCGGTTTTGGAGCGACGATCGGCAACAGCATGCGACGCATCCTGCTCTCGAGTCTCGAGGGTGCGGCCGTCACGCAGATCAAGGTCCGTGGCGCTCAGCACGAATTCACCAGCATTCCTGGCGTTGTCGAAGACATGACCGACATCGTCCTGAATGTGAAGTCGGTGGTCGTCAAGAAGCACAGCGAGATGACCAAGGTCATCACGATCGAAAAGCAGGGCCCTTGCGAAATCACCGGTGCCGACATCCAGTGCGATGCCGACGTCGAGATCATCAACAAAGATCTGCACTTGTGCACCGTGACCGGCGAGATTCCATTCATGATGGAAATGGTCGTCGAATCGGGTCGCAGCTACGTTCCTTCGACCGAACACAGCTCGGCCGAACACGAAATCGGAATCATTCCGGTGGACGCCGTGTTCAGCCCGGTGACTCGCGTTCGTTACACCGTCGAGGAAACTCGCGTCGGTCAGAAGACGAACTACGATCGCTTGATCCTGGAAATCTGGACCGATGGTTCGGCTCACCCAGAGATGGCTCTGGTCGAAGCGGCCAAGATCTTGCGAAAGCACCTCAATCCATTCGTGCAATACAACGAACTGGGTGCCACGATCAACATGCCAAGTCGTTCGACCCCGAGCGGATTGGATCCTGTCATGGAAGCCAAGCTCAACATGAGCCTGGCCGAAATGCACCTTTCGGTTCGTGCCTCGAATTGCCTCGAATCGGAAAACATCCACACGGTTCGCGATCTGGTTCGTCGTACCGAAGATCAACTGATGGAAGTCCGCAACTTCGGCGAAACTACGCTGACTGAAGTTCGCGAAAAGCTGAAGGAATACGGCCTGCACTTGGGCATGCGAGTTCCTGCAGCTGCGAGCCCGTTGCACTAG
- the rpsK gene encoding 30S ribosomal protein S11 — MAKVVKRKTRRNVQQGVVHIKATFNNTQVTITDSKGDTLCWASAGTCGFKGSRKSTPFAGQCAAQQAAEKALKFGLREVDVKVNGPGSGRESAITALAAAGLTVKSIEDCTPIPHNGCRPPKKRRV, encoded by the coding sequence GTGGCCAAGGTCGTAAAGCGAAAGACACGGCGTAACGTGCAGCAAGGGGTTGTCCATATCAAGGCAACCTTCAACAACACCCAGGTGACCATCACCGATTCCAAGGGTGACACGCTTTGCTGGGCGAGTGCCGGTACTTGTGGCTTCAAGGGAAGCCGTAAGAGCACCCCGTTCGCTGGGCAGTGTGCGGCTCAACAAGCTGCTGAAAAGGCCCTGAAGTTCGGTCTGCGTGAAGTGGACGTCAAGGTCAACGGTCCAGGAAGTGGTCGCGAAAGTGCGATCACCGCTCTGGCTGCCGCTGGTCTGACGGTCAAGTCGATCGAAGATTGCACTCCCATCCCGCACAATGGTTGCCGTCCTCCCAAGAAGCGTCGCGTCTAA
- the rpsM gene encoding 30S ribosomal protein S13: MPRLLGVDIPNDKKTWISLTYLYGVGPAVARELCVKVGIDQDRPASEIHEDELSRLAGLLESDYTVEGPLRRQLSQNIQRLNRIACYRGLRHRRGLPVRGQRTRTNARTRKGPKKTVAGKKGVKDLR, from the coding sequence ATGCCACGTTTGCTCGGTGTGGACATTCCCAACGACAAGAAGACTTGGATCAGCCTGACGTATTTGTACGGTGTCGGCCCAGCCGTCGCTCGTGAACTGTGCGTGAAGGTGGGCATCGATCAAGATCGCCCCGCATCCGAGATCCACGAAGACGAGCTGAGCCGTTTGGCTGGTCTGCTGGAAAGCGATTACACCGTCGAAGGTCCCCTTCGTCGTCAACTGTCGCAGAACATTCAGCGACTTAATCGCATCGCCTGCTATCGTGGTCTGCGTCATCGTCGCGGTTTGCCGGTTCGCGGTCAGCGTACCCGTACCAATGCTCGTACCCGTAAGGGTCCGAAGAAGACCGTCGCCGGTAAGAAGGGCGTGAAGGATCTTCGTTAA
- the rpmJ gene encoding 50S ribosomal protein L36, which translates to MKVRASVKRICDKCKVVRRRGRIYVICENARHKQRQG; encoded by the coding sequence ATGAAGGTTAGAGCCAGCGTCAAGCGAATCTGCGACAAATGCAAAGTGGTCCGCCGTCGAGGCCGGATCTACGTCATTTGTGAGAACGCCCGTCACAAGCAACGCCAAGGTTAA
- the map gene encoding type I methionyl aminopeptidase, which yields MITLRSKREIDKMHVAGQLVREAHRRVAALVRPGVTTAELDKAVDDLFVENDAIALFKGVPGKVPFPAATCVSVNDEVVHGIPGKRILKEGDIVSVDTGAKIGGWCGDSAWTYAVGEINDEAKKLLEVTERALQVAIELLPVKKRWSQVAKAMQQEVESAGFSVITTLVGHGIGTTMHEEPQVPNYDSREFREKGDFDLCPGLVLAVEPMVAIGREDLYLHSDGWTLSTKDRSLTAHFEHTLALTSSGVRILTGEN from the coding sequence ATGATTACGCTCCGATCGAAGCGAGAAATTGACAAGATGCACGTCGCCGGACAATTGGTCCGGGAAGCGCATCGCAGAGTCGCCGCGTTGGTGAGGCCAGGGGTAACCACGGCCGAGCTCGACAAGGCGGTAGATGATCTCTTTGTCGAGAACGACGCCATCGCGTTGTTCAAAGGCGTTCCTGGCAAAGTCCCCTTCCCCGCCGCGACGTGCGTTTCTGTGAACGACGAAGTGGTTCACGGGATTCCTGGCAAGCGGATCTTGAAGGAAGGGGATATCGTCAGCGTCGATACTGGGGCCAAGATTGGCGGCTGGTGTGGCGACTCGGCTTGGACCTATGCCGTGGGCGAGATCAACGACGAAGCGAAAAAACTGCTCGAGGTTACCGAGCGAGCACTGCAAGTTGCCATCGAACTGCTGCCCGTCAAAAAGCGGTGGAGCCAGGTCGCCAAGGCGATGCAGCAAGAGGTGGAGTCGGCCGGGTTCTCTGTCATCACGACGTTAGTCGGACACGGGATCGGGACGACCATGCACGAGGAACCGCAGGTTCCCAATTACGACAGCCGCGAGTTTCGGGAGAAGGGAGACTTCGATCTCTGCCCAGGGCTCGTTCTAGCGGTCGAGCCGATGGTTGCCATCGGTCGTGAGGATTTATACCTGCACAGCGATGGATGGACCCTATCGACCAAAGATAGAAGCCTGACGGCTCACTTCGAGCACACCCTGGCATTGACCAGCAGTGGCGTTCGAATTCTGACAGGCGAGAATTAA
- a CDS encoding adenylate kinase: MPKLGCGWVMRIIFLGPPGVGKGTQSQKLVDYWSIPHISTGEMLREATRNKTELGLKAAAQMEGGRLASDEIVVQMVRQRLAQSDCRNGYLLDGFPRTLPQAASLDLGLAVDDDAVDAVLNLEVDQEELFRRLMARALKEDRGDDNEDTIRNRMKVYNDMTFPLIQYYEEQKVLFRIDGIGTIEEVFDRIQTVLKEVAEKRA, from the coding sequence ATGCCCAAGCTAGGCTGCGGTTGGGTCATGCGGATTATCTTTCTAGGACCTCCTGGTGTCGGCAAAGGGACGCAGTCCCAAAAGCTGGTGGACTACTGGAGTATCCCGCACATCTCGACAGGGGAAATGTTGCGAGAAGCGACTCGCAACAAGACCGAGCTCGGGTTGAAAGCGGCCGCTCAGATGGAAGGTGGTCGACTCGCATCGGACGAGATCGTCGTGCAAATGGTGCGACAGCGTCTCGCCCAAAGCGATTGCCGAAACGGCTATTTGCTCGACGGCTTCCCACGCACGCTTCCTCAAGCGGCGTCGCTCGATTTGGGTTTGGCTGTGGACGACGACGCAGTCGATGCCGTCCTGAACCTGGAAGTCGATCAGGAAGAGCTCTTCCGCCGACTGATGGCTCGGGCGTTGAAGGAAGATCGCGGCGACGACAATGAAGATACGATCCGCAACCGGATGAAGGTCTACAACGACATGACCTTCCCACTGATTCAATATTACGAAGAGCAAAAGGTCCTCTTCCGCATCGACGGGATTGGCACCATCGAAGAAGTCTTCGACCGAATTCAAACGGTGCTCAAAGAAGTCGCCGAGAAACGAGCATGA
- the secY gene encoding preprotein translocase subunit SecY, whose amino-acid sequence MLEKVRVLFTIPELRTKILLTIGLLAVFRVGSQIPLPMIDQVKVQEFFASQGNEGVAGLLQQVSVFSASTLSQITIFGLGIMPYISASIIFQLLGTVWKPLEELQKEGEAGRKKINEYTRYATVALCIVQSYFYLATMTGVGENGDSFVNQAFWTSAEPGNIDKSLYWGWAVVAVAIMTCGTVFLMWLGEQIDEFGIGNGISLLIMAGILAAMPSALLELLQNTKPELRNFTRGEFGIETIVVLAILFVAVITGVVFIMQGQRKIPMQSAKHVRGRRVYGGTRQFLPLRINQAGVMPIIFASSLLLFPQFVFQALAGWTKSETMNSLADVFARGQSFLYIACYIALIYFFCYFWTAITFNPKDVSENLKNFGSFIPGYRPGRRTEEYLEKVMVRITYVGAGFLALVAVIPTLVSTELGVSPQVASFYGGTGLLIAVSVAFDLVQKIDSHLVMRNYKGLIEG is encoded by the coding sequence ATGTTGGAAAAAGTACGCGTCCTCTTCACCATTCCCGAACTGCGGACGAAGATTCTTCTGACGATCGGCTTGCTTGCCGTCTTCCGTGTCGGCTCTCAGATTCCGCTACCGATGATCGATCAGGTCAAGGTCCAGGAATTCTTTGCTTCGCAAGGTAACGAAGGCGTTGCCGGTCTGTTGCAGCAAGTTTCGGTCTTCAGTGCCAGTACGCTGAGCCAGATCACCATCTTCGGTCTGGGGATTATGCCGTACATTTCGGCGTCGATTATCTTCCAGCTGCTCGGTACCGTCTGGAAGCCGCTCGAAGAGCTGCAGAAAGAAGGGGAGGCAGGCCGTAAGAAGATCAACGAATACACCCGTTACGCGACCGTCGCGTTATGTATCGTCCAGAGTTATTTCTATCTGGCGACCATGACAGGCGTAGGCGAGAACGGAGATAGCTTCGTGAACCAGGCCTTCTGGACATCTGCGGAGCCTGGCAATATCGATAAGAGTTTGTACTGGGGTTGGGCCGTGGTTGCCGTGGCGATCATGACCTGCGGTACCGTCTTCCTGATGTGGCTCGGCGAGCAGATCGACGAGTTCGGTATCGGTAACGGTATCAGCCTCTTGATCATGGCAGGTATCCTCGCGGCGATGCCATCGGCACTGCTCGAACTGCTGCAGAACACCAAACCAGAACTTCGTAACTTTACCCGCGGTGAGTTCGGTATTGAAACCATCGTGGTGTTAGCGATCTTGTTTGTCGCGGTGATCACCGGTGTGGTGTTCATCATGCAGGGCCAACGCAAGATCCCAATGCAAAGTGCCAAGCACGTGCGTGGTCGTCGCGTCTACGGTGGAACTCGCCAGTTCCTGCCGCTGCGTATCAACCAGGCCGGTGTGATGCCGATCATTTTCGCGAGCAGCTTGCTGTTGTTCCCCCAGTTCGTCTTCCAGGCTTTGGCCGGTTGGACGAAGTCGGAAACGATGAACAGCCTGGCCGACGTGTTCGCACGTGGTCAAAGCTTCCTGTACATCGCTTGCTACATCGCTCTGATTTACTTCTTCTGTTACTTCTGGACCGCCATCACCTTCAATCCGAAGGACGTGTCGGAGAACCTGAAGAACTTTGGTTCGTTCATCCCTGGTTACCGTCCAGGTCGTCGAACGGAAGAGTACTTGGAAAAGGTCATGGTTCGCATCACCTACGTCGGTGCGGGCTTCCTTGCCTTGGTCGCGGTCATTCCGACCTTGGTGTCGACCGAACTGGGCGTTTCGCCACAGGTCGCGAGCTTCTACGGTGGTACCGGTTTGCTGATTGCCGTGAGCGTGGCGTTCGATCTCGTTCAGAAGATCGACAGTCACCTGGTGATGCGTAACTATAAGGGTCTCATTGAAGGCTAA
- the rplO gene encoding 50S ribosomal protein L15 — MSLHEINQGVQKNKRRQRIGRGTGSGWGKTSTRGHKGARSRAGWSNRATFQGGQTPIVRHVPKRGFNNKWALTVAAVNIKDLNELFNDGETVNIETMQAKGLCKRRFDEVKILGDGEITKKLTVEAHRFSASAKEKIEQAGGACNVIVRIKTVAEKKEEAKAAKS, encoded by the coding sequence ATGAGTTTGCACGAAATCAATCAAGGTGTTCAGAAGAACAAGCGTCGTCAACGCATCGGTCGTGGTACCGGTAGCGGTTGGGGCAAGACCTCGACCCGCGGTCACAAGGGTGCTCGCAGCCGTGCAGGTTGGTCGAATCGCGCTACCTTCCAAGGTGGTCAGACCCCAATCGTTCGTCACGTCCCAAAGCGTGGTTTCAATAACAAGTGGGCCCTGACTGTTGCTGCTGTCAACATCAAGGACCTGAACGAACTGTTCAACGATGGCGAAACCGTGAACATCGAAACCATGCAGGCCAAGGGGCTGTGCAAGCGTCGCTTTGACGAAGTTAAGATTCTCGGCGACGGTGAAATCACCAAAAAGCTGACGGTGGAAGCACATCGCTTCAGTGCTTCGGCTAAGGAAAAGATCGAACAGGCCGGCGGTGCATGCAACGTAATCGTTCGCATTAAGACCGTGGCTGAAAAGAAGGAAGAAGCCAAAGCGGCTAAATCCTAA
- the rpsE gene encoding 30S ribosomal protein S5, which translates to MAKDSGKGGFVEKVVKIKRCAAVVKGGRRFSFAAMVVIGDSKGRVGWGYGKANEVPPSVQKAVKQAERKMLEVPIVDGTIPHQVIGRFGAGQVILVPAHPGTGVIAGASVRAVCEAVGLHDVLTKSFGSTNPVVLVKATMNALEQLRTKDEIQRLRGVAV; encoded by the coding sequence GTGGCTAAAGATTCTGGCAAAGGCGGATTCGTCGAAAAGGTCGTAAAGATCAAGCGTTGTGCCGCCGTGGTTAAGGGTGGTCGTCGTTTTAGCTTTGCGGCTATGGTTGTCATTGGCGATAGCAAGGGCCGTGTCGGCTGGGGCTATGGCAAAGCCAACGAAGTTCCACCAAGCGTCCAAAAGGCTGTCAAGCAAGCCGAACGCAAGATGCTCGAAGTACCCATCGTCGATGGCACGATCCCTCATCAGGTGATTGGTCGTTTCGGTGCTGGGCAAGTGATCTTGGTTCCGGCTCACCCAGGTACTGGGGTCATCGCCGGTGCTTCGGTCCGTGCTGTCTGTGAAGCGGTCGGTTTGCACGACGTTCTTACTAAGAGCTTCGGTTCGACCAACCCAGTCGTTCTGGTCAAAGCAACCATGAACGCTCTGGAGCAACTGCGAACCAAGGATGAAATTCAACGCCTGCGAGGAGTTGCCGTCTAA